The following coding sequences are from one Eucalyptus grandis isolate ANBG69807.140 chromosome 11, ASM1654582v1, whole genome shotgun sequence window:
- the LOC104426358 gene encoding protein trichome birefringence-like 34, with product MANKSQVVAVAPPTWASSVTGSFHFVVALLVTALVGSAVYLSSEQPQLRSPTPTRRSSRCDLFSGRWVFDNVSYPLYKEKECSYMSEQHACEAYGRKDLRYQQWRWQPHGCDLPRFNATALLERLRNKRFMYVGDSLNRNQWDSMVCMVQSAIPPDLKSLSYHYNASLVVFRAHEYNATIEYYWAPMLVESNCDNAVSHPADHRIARAQAIEKHGRRWNDADFLIFDCYLWWRLPKIELLWGSFESPDAIHKMVEMTRAYEMALNTWSDWLEMHVNKSKTQLIFVSMSPTHKKAEEWGGVPGRNCLGETEQITREGYWGNGSVPAMMRVVESVIEKLKTRGVTIHVLNITQLSEYRKEAHPAIYRKQWHPLTKEQLAYPISYADCLHWCLPGVPDVWNELLYTYIFRYIHT from the exons ATGGCAAACAAATCCCAAGTGGTTGCAGTTGCGCCACCCACATGGGCATCTTCAGTCACCGGCAGCTTCCACTTCGTCGTGGCTTTGCTCGTCACCGCCCTTGTCGGTTCCGCCGTCTATCTCTCGAGCGAACAGCCACAACTCCGGAGCCCGACGCCCACCAGACGGTCCTCCCGATGCGACTTGTTCTCCGGGAGGTGGGTGTTCGACAACGTATCATACCCATTGTACAAGGAGAAGGAATGCTCGTACATGTCGGAGCAGCACGCGTGCGAGGCGTACGGGAGGAAGGACTTGAGGTACCAGCAATGGCGGTGGCAACCCCACGGCTGTGATCTTCCCAG GTTCAATGCCACGGCGTTGTTGGAGAGGCTGAGGAATAAGAGATTTATGTACGTGGGCGACTCCTTGAATAGAAACCAATGGGATTCCATGGTTTGCATGGTCCAGTCCGCAATCCCTCCCGACCTCAAATCCCTGTCGTATCATTACAACGCCTCCTTAGTCGTCTTCAGGGCCCAT GAATATAATGCGACGATTGAGTACTACTGGGCGCCAATGCTTGTGGAGTCTAATTGCGATAACGCAGTGAGCCACCCGGCTGATCATCGCATCGCTCGAGCTCAGGCTATTGAAAAACATGGCAGGCGTTGGAATGATGCAGATTTCCTCATCTTCGACTGCTACCTCTGGTGGAGGTTACCCAAGATTGAACTCTT GTGGGGATCATTCGAAAGTCCAGATGCAATACACAAAATGGTGGAAATGACTCGTGCATATGAGATGGCTCTCAATACCTGGTCAGACTGGTTGGAGATGCATGTCAATAAGTCAAAGACTCAATTAATCTTCGTTAGCATGTCTCCGACTCacaagaa AGCAGAGGAATGGGGCGGGGTCCCTGGCAGAAACTGTTTAGGGGAAACCGAACAAATTACCCGAGAAGGGTATTGGGGTAATGGGTCGGTTCCTGCGATGATGCGTGTGGTGGAGAGCGTGATCGAGAAACTCAAAACAAGAGGCGTCACAATCCACGTCCTCAATATCACCCAACTCTCAGAGTATCGCAAGGAAGCGCACCCCGCCATCTACAGGAAACAGTGGCATCCCCTAACTAAAGAACAGCTTGCATATCCGATTAGCTATGCGGATTGCCTCCACTGGTGCCTCCCTGGAGTGCCAGATGTGTGGAACGAACTTCTCTACACTTACATTTTCCGTTATATACACACCTAG
- the LOC104427839 gene encoding protein trichome birefringence-like 34 isoform X2 has protein sequence MVNKTEITPATWGVRSSFHSLVALLVASVVVAVLSLARDGSRFRPLPDDGASLQSAAGATTSCDLFSGRWVYDNASYPLYEEKQCTFVSDQVACEKFGRKDLGYRHWRWQPHGCDIPRFNATWLLERLRNKRLVYVGDSLNRGQWVSMICLVESAIPPNLKWISYRHNHSLIAFNAMAIEKHARVWSDADILIFNSYLWWLRPEIKVLWGSFGSPDGIHKMEQAPRVYEMALNTWSDWLEVHINRSKTQVFFVSMSPTHDRAEDWGGLDGHNCYQETEPITREGYSGSGSRPELMRAVEAVIGRLRARGLGVRILNITQLSEYRKDAHPSIYKRQWHPLSREQLADPTSYADCFHWCLPGVSDVWNELLYAYILRNRSPC, from the exons ATGGTGAACAAGACCGAAATAACTCCAGCCACATGGGGTGTCAGGAGCAGCTTCCACTCCCTCGTCGCCTTGCTGGTCGCCTCTGTCGTTGTTGCCGTCCTCTCCCTCGCGCGCGACGGCTCTCGGTTTCGGCCGCTGCCGGACGATGGCGCCTCACTTCAAAGCGCAGCCGGCGCGACGACGTCGTGCGATCTGTTCTCGGGGAGGTGGGTGTACGACAACGCGTCTTACCCGTTGTACGAGGAGAAGCAATGCACGTTCGTGTCGGACCAGGTGGCATGCGAGAAGTTCGGACGGAAGGACTTGGGGTATCGCCATTGGAGGTGGCAACCTCATGGCTGTGACATTCCCAG GTTCAATGCGACGTGGTTGCTGGAGAGATTGAGGAACAAGAGGCTGGTGTACGTTGGGGACTCTCTGAACAGAGGACAATGGGTGTCCATGATTTGCCTCGTGGAGTCCGCCATCCCTCCCAACCTCAAATGGATATCTTATCGCCATAATCACTCGTTAATCGCCTTCAATGCCATG GCCATTGAAAAGCATGCAAGGGTTTGGTCGGATGCGGACATTCTCATATTCAATTCCTACCTGTGGTGGCTGAGACCTGAGATTAAAGTTTT GTGGGGATCATTTGGGAGTCCTGATGGAATACACAAGATGGAACAAGCGCCTCGTGTGTATGAAATGGCCCTGAATACATGGTCAGATTGGCTGGAGGTTCACATCAACAGATCCAAGACCCAAGTGTTCTTCGTCAGCATGTCCCCAACCCATGACAG AGCCGAGGATTGGGGTGGACTCGACGGTCATAATTGCTACCAAGAAACTGAACCCATCACCAGAGAGGGGTATTCAGGAAGCGGGTCAAGGCCCGAGCTGATGCGAGCTGTGGAGGCGGTTATCGGCAGACTGCGAGCAAGGGGCCTTGGCGTTCGAATCCTGAACATTACGCAGCTATCGGAGTATCGCAAAGACGCGCACCCTTCCATTTACAAAAGGCAGTGGCATCCCCTGAGTCGAGAGCAGCTGGCCGATCCGACAAGCTACGCCGATTGCTTCCACTGGTGTCTCCCGGGAGTCTCCGACGTGTGGAACGAGCTCCTCTATGCCTATATTCTCCGAAACCGGAGTCCATGTTAG
- the LOC104427839 gene encoding protein trichome birefringence-like 34 isoform X1, producing the protein MVNKTEITPATWGVRSSFHSLVALLVASVVVAVLSLARDGSRFRPLPDDGASLQSAAGATTSCDLFSGRWVYDNASYPLYEEKQCTFVSDQVACEKFGRKDLGYRHWRWQPHGCDIPRFNATWLLERLRNKRLVYVGDSLNRGQWVSMICLVESAIPPNLKWISYRHNHSLIAFNAMEYNTTIEFYWAPMLVESNSDHPYNHRLPERVVRVQAIEKHARVWSDADILIFNSYLWWLRPEIKVLWGSFGSPDGIHKMEQAPRVYEMALNTWSDWLEVHINRSKTQVFFVSMSPTHDRAEDWGGLDGHNCYQETEPITREGYSGSGSRPELMRAVEAVIGRLRARGLGVRILNITQLSEYRKDAHPSIYKRQWHPLSREQLADPTSYADCFHWCLPGVSDVWNELLYAYILRNRSPC; encoded by the exons ATGGTGAACAAGACCGAAATAACTCCAGCCACATGGGGTGTCAGGAGCAGCTTCCACTCCCTCGTCGCCTTGCTGGTCGCCTCTGTCGTTGTTGCCGTCCTCTCCCTCGCGCGCGACGGCTCTCGGTTTCGGCCGCTGCCGGACGATGGCGCCTCACTTCAAAGCGCAGCCGGCGCGACGACGTCGTGCGATCTGTTCTCGGGGAGGTGGGTGTACGACAACGCGTCTTACCCGTTGTACGAGGAGAAGCAATGCACGTTCGTGTCGGACCAGGTGGCATGCGAGAAGTTCGGACGGAAGGACTTGGGGTATCGCCATTGGAGGTGGCAACCTCATGGCTGTGACATTCCCAG GTTCAATGCGACGTGGTTGCTGGAGAGATTGAGGAACAAGAGGCTGGTGTACGTTGGGGACTCTCTGAACAGAGGACAATGGGTGTCCATGATTTGCCTCGTGGAGTCCGCCATCCCTCCCAACCTCAAATGGATATCTTATCGCCATAATCACTCGTTAATCGCCTTCAATGCCATG GAATACAACACGACGATTGAGTTCTACTGGGCACCAATGCTAGTGGAATCCAATAGTGACCATCCCTATAATCATCGTTTACCCGAGCGAGTTGTTCGAGTTCAGGCCATTGAAAAGCATGCAAGGGTTTGGTCGGATGCGGACATTCTCATATTCAATTCCTACCTGTGGTGGCTGAGACCTGAGATTAAAGTTTT GTGGGGATCATTTGGGAGTCCTGATGGAATACACAAGATGGAACAAGCGCCTCGTGTGTATGAAATGGCCCTGAATACATGGTCAGATTGGCTGGAGGTTCACATCAACAGATCCAAGACCCAAGTGTTCTTCGTCAGCATGTCCCCAACCCATGACAG AGCCGAGGATTGGGGTGGACTCGACGGTCATAATTGCTACCAAGAAACTGAACCCATCACCAGAGAGGGGTATTCAGGAAGCGGGTCAAGGCCCGAGCTGATGCGAGCTGTGGAGGCGGTTATCGGCAGACTGCGAGCAAGGGGCCTTGGCGTTCGAATCCTGAACATTACGCAGCTATCGGAGTATCGCAAAGACGCGCACCCTTCCATTTACAAAAGGCAGTGGCATCCCCTGAGTCGAGAGCAGCTGGCCGATCCGACAAGCTACGCCGATTGCTTCCACTGGTGTCTCCCGGGAGTCTCCGACGTGTGGAACGAGCTCCTCTATGCCTATATTCTCCGAAACCGGAGTCCATGTTAG
- the LOC104427840 gene encoding protein trichome birefringence-like 34 yields MAHKAQTAATRWGLRSIFPSLVALLIGTIILAAIYPAHYGEKQLSFLLGRDREPLFSNLTDIAPSPATSSFEKQLSFLLGRDREPLFSNLTDIAPSPATSSLCDVFSGSWVFDNVSRPLYKEGQCKYMLGQQACGKFGRKDLKYQQWRWQPHGCDLPRFNATALLERLRNKRLMFVGDSLNRGQWVSLVCMVESSIPKKRRSFSSRRPASIGFNALDYNATIEFYWAPLLVESNCDDPMNHHLDNRIVRVGAIGKHARHWSDVDILIFNSYLWWRESPEIKVSWESFVGPDKNYEMMKMLRAYKIALNTWSDWIQVHVNSSKTQVFFNGMSATHERAEDWGGIADHNCFEETEPITEGGYRVRRSTRGMMHTLRKAVNKLQKRGLNVHVLDITKLSEYRKDAHSSIYKEQTKNLTQHQMANPVTYADCFHWCLPGLPDVWNELLYAYILHN; encoded by the exons ATGGCACACAAAGCCCAGACAGCAGCCACACGGTGGGGACTCAGGAGCATCTTCCCTTCCCTGGTGGCTCTGCTCATCGGCACCATCATCCTCGCCGCCATATACCCCGCACATTACGGCGAGAAGCAGCTATCATTCTTGCTGGGCAGAGATAGAGAACCGCTCTTCTCAAACCTGACCGACATTGCACCATCGCCGGCGACATCGTCGTTTGAGAAGCAGCTATCATTCTTGCTGGGCAGAGATAGAGAGCCGCTCTTCTCGAACCTGACCGACATTGCACCATCGCCGGCGACGTCGTCGCTGTGCGACGTGTTCTCGGGAAGTTGGGTATTCGACAATGTGTCGCGCCCCCTATACAAGGAGGGACAGTGTAAATACATGTTGGGCCAACAGGCTTGCGGGAAGTTCGGGCGGAAGGACTTGAAGTACCAGCAATGGAGGTGGCAACCCCATGGTTGTGACCTTCCCAG GTTCAATGCCACGGCGCTGCTAGAGAGGCTAAGGAACAAGAGATTGATGTTCGTGGGGGACTCTCTCAACCGAGGTCAATGGGTTTCTCTCGTTTGCATGGTGGAGTCGTCTATCCCTAAGAAGCGAAGATCCTTCTCAAGCCGTCGCCCTGCCAGCATCGGCTTCAATGCCCTT GACTATAATGCGACCATTGAATTCTATTGGGCACCGTTGCTAGTGGAATCCAACTGTGACGATCCAATGAACCATCACCTAGACAACCGGATCGTTCGAGTTGGGGCCATTGGAAAGCACGCAAGGCATTGGTCCGACGTGGACATCCTCATCTTCAATTCCTATCTTTGGTGGAGGGAAAGTCCCGAGATCAAAGTTTC ATGGGAATCATTTGTCGGTCCTGACAAAAATTATGAGATGATGAAAATGCTTCGAGCATACAAGATCGCTTTAAACACTTGGTCAGATTGGATCCAAGTTCATGTAAACAGTTCGAAGACCCAGGTGTTCTTCAATGGCATGTCTGCAACTCATGAAAG AGCCGAGGATTGGGGTGGGATTGCTGATCACAACTGCTTCGAAGAAACAGAACCGATCACTGAAGGAGGGTATAGGGTAAGAAGGTCGACTCGCGGGATGATGCACACACTCCGGAAGGCAGTCAACAAGCTCCAGAAAAGAGGCCTCAACGTACACGTGCTCGACATCACGAAGCTCTCGGAGTATCGCAAGGACGCACACTCATCCATTTATAAAGAGCAAACCAAAAACCTCACTCAACATCAAATGGCAAACCCTGTCACCTACGCAGATTGCTTCCATTGGTGCCTTCCCGGACTGCCGGATGTGTGGAATGAGCTCTTGTATGCCTACATTTTACATAATTAG